One part of the Bacteroidia bacterium genome encodes these proteins:
- the tpiA gene encoding triose-phosphate isomerase, which yields MRKQIAAGNWKMNLSAQEAQSLASEVVNMAKDEYKGDAEVIFGVPHPYLSLVHHITKDHPNMHLAAQNLHQADKGAYTGEVSATMLTSIGVTHVIIGHSERREYQGENNDLLADKIDKALENGLVPIYCFGEKLEEREGGNTLRVIEEQVSEGSFHLDAASFSKCILAYEPVWAIGTGKTASPEQAQEVHAFIRKLITDKYGAEVADGTTILYGGSVKPANANDLFAQADIDGGLVGGASLKSRDFTEILKAL from the coding sequence ATGCGTAAACAAATTGCTGCCGGCAACTGGAAAATGAACCTTAGCGCTCAGGAAGCTCAAAGCCTGGCCAGCGAGGTCGTAAATATGGCGAAAGATGAGTATAAAGGAGATGCAGAAGTGATCTTCGGCGTTCCACATCCTTACCTATCCCTCGTTCATCATATTACCAAGGATCATCCGAATATGCACCTTGCAGCGCAGAACCTCCACCAGGCAGACAAAGGTGCCTATACGGGAGAAGTTTCTGCGACCATGTTGACTTCTATCGGAGTTACTCATGTGATTATTGGCCACTCTGAAAGAAGAGAGTACCAGGGAGAAAACAACGACCTCCTGGCTGATAAAATTGACAAAGCACTAGAGAATGGATTAGTACCTATTTACTGCTTTGGAGAAAAACTGGAAGAAAGAGAGGGAGGAAATACCCTTCGAGTTATCGAGGAACAAGTAAGTGAAGGTTCTTTTCACCTTGATGCGGCGAGTTTCTCAAAATGTATTCTGGCTTATGAGCCGGTTTGGGCGATTGGTACGGGTAAAACTGCCAGCCCCGAGCAAGCGCAAGAAGTCCATGCCTTTATCAGGAAGCTGATTACGGATAAATATGGAGCAGAGGTAGCAGACGGAACTACGATCCTTTATGGTGGAAGTGTAAAGCCTGCCAATGCCAATGACCTCTTTGCTCAAGCAGATATTGATGGAGGACTCGTTGGAGGTGCAAGTTTGAAATCCCGCGATTTCACGGAAATTCTCAAAGCTTTGTAG
- a CDS encoding type B 50S ribosomal protein L31, whose translation MKEGIHPEYREVIFKDISTDYAFKTRSTIQTKDTITWEDGNDYPLVKLEISSDSHPFFTGKQKLVDTAGRVDRFYKRYGNKGK comes from the coding sequence ATGAAAGAAGGAATTCATCCGGAATATAGAGAAGTAATCTTCAAAGACATTTCAACTGATTACGCATTCAAAACGCGTTCTACGATCCAGACTAAAGACACGATTACTTGGGAAGATGGAAATGATTATCCGTTGGTGAAACTAGAGATTTCTAGTGATTCTCACCCTTTCTTCACAGGTAAGCAGAAACTTGTGGATACTGCCGGACGTGTCGACAGATTCTACAAGCGCTACGGAAACAAAGGAAAATAG
- a CDS encoding carbohydrate-binding protein gives MHYFIYLIFSLVLLIPTHSIIAQDYLHVQGLEIVDGNDNPVLLRGMGLGGWMLQEGYMMQTASFANAQYQIREKIEEVIGVSATNTFYDAWLENYVQKRDVDSMKAWGFNSIRLPMHYNLYTLPIEDEPVAGEQTWLTKGFELTDSLLAWCSANQMYLILDLHAAPGGQGMEAGISDYDPTKPSLWESVENRNKTVALWKKLAERYANEPWMGGYDLINETNWQLPNNAMLRNIYVEITDSIRTVDTNHIIFIEGNWFANDFTNLDNPWDSNMVYSPHKYWNFNDDEGVQWMRDIGNRNNRPVWMGESGENSNTWFTDAIKKMEGINIGWAWWPWKKIDAIAGTISVPKNQGYQDLLDYWSGNGPKPSAGAATAALMQMADWLKIENADIRRDVVDAMFRQINSSDTKPYVNNVAPGVVYGVDYDLGPNGSAYFDLDVATYHVSTGAYTAWNAGWNYRNDGVDIEICEDNINTNGYNIGFIGSGEWLQYEVDVQTGGVYDVMLRVASLNGGGPLHLMIEDADLSSRKTVPGTGSWQGWTSITFNDVVLDQGPQKVRVFADSEGFNFSSLEFLYQGASTSVSTRYLTAKTLDKSEIVLTLNKELQSSSASLNSLFTLTANGNPLSITNVSQDPNNPRNLFFTINEELIFSDLVKISYSGSALTATDGTNLQNFSNQEVQNQIPQIHELPGKIQAEAYFNQVGIQTESTTDTGGGLNIGYTDVGDYMDYSIDITTAGEYLVDYRVAAESENGGVELHLRDDSGWDSVLHRADFQATGGWQTWQTFSQPVDLPKGKYTLRVVITRSLFNMNWFEFTLVNATSIEDELAIDLNLYPNPNQGVFTLKGEMERVGALRLEVFDMMGQSIYEKELALSTLVDEKIDIQNAPRGTYFLRLIDGSGKSISRKIWKE, from the coding sequence ATGCATTATTTTATTTACCTGATTTTTAGTCTGGTGCTACTCATACCTACCCATTCTATTATTGCCCAGGACTATCTTCACGTTCAAGGTTTGGAGATTGTTGATGGAAACGATAATCCGGTACTGCTTCGGGGCATGGGCCTGGGAGGTTGGATGCTACAGGAAGGCTATATGATGCAAACCGCATCCTTTGCAAATGCACAATACCAGATCAGGGAAAAGATTGAAGAAGTAATAGGGGTTTCTGCCACAAATACTTTTTATGATGCCTGGCTGGAGAATTATGTCCAGAAGCGAGATGTAGATTCTATGAAGGCCTGGGGCTTTAATTCAATCAGACTCCCCATGCACTACAATCTGTACACCCTTCCCATAGAAGATGAGCCCGTGGCAGGCGAACAAACTTGGTTGACCAAAGGCTTTGAACTTACAGATAGTCTGCTGGCCTGGTGCTCAGCTAATCAGATGTACCTTATTTTGGATCTGCACGCAGCTCCTGGAGGACAAGGAATGGAAGCAGGAATTTCTGATTATGATCCTACTAAACCTTCTCTCTGGGAATCGGTGGAAAACCGAAATAAAACTGTCGCTTTGTGGAAAAAACTAGCAGAACGTTATGCCAATGAACCCTGGATGGGTGGTTATGACCTCATCAACGAAACCAATTGGCAGTTGCCCAATAATGCCATGCTACGAAATATCTATGTTGAGATTACCGATAGCATTCGTACTGTCGATACCAATCACATCATTTTCATAGAAGGAAACTGGTTTGCCAATGATTTCACTAACCTGGACAATCCCTGGGATTCTAATATGGTTTACAGTCCGCATAAATACTGGAATTTCAATGATGATGAGGGGGTTCAGTGGATGCGTGACATAGGAAATAGAAACAATCGCCCGGTTTGGATGGGAGAGTCTGGAGAAAATTCCAATACCTGGTTTACAGATGCTATTAAAAAGATGGAAGGAATCAATATTGGTTGGGCATGGTGGCCCTGGAAAAAGATTGATGCAATCGCCGGTACGATCTCTGTCCCTAAGAATCAAGGCTATCAGGACTTGCTGGATTATTGGAGTGGAAATGGACCGAAACCTTCAGCAGGTGCTGCTACAGCCGCTTTGATGCAGATGGCTGATTGGCTAAAAATCGAGAATGCGGATATCCGGAGAGATGTGGTTGATGCCATGTTCCGTCAAATCAATTCCAGTGATACGAAACCTTATGTAAATAATGTCGCACCGGGAGTAGTCTATGGGGTTGATTATGATCTGGGACCCAATGGAAGTGCGTATTTTGATCTGGATGTAGCAACTTATCATGTATCTACAGGCGCTTATACGGCATGGAATGCAGGTTGGAACTATAGAAATGATGGGGTAGACATCGAAATCTGTGAAGACAATATCAATACCAATGGATATAATATAGGCTTTATCGGTAGTGGGGAATGGCTTCAATATGAAGTGGATGTTCAAACAGGAGGAGTATATGATGTCATGCTCAGGGTAGCTTCTCTCAATGGAGGTGGGCCTTTGCATTTGATGATTGAGGATGCTGACTTAAGTAGTAGAAAGACCGTTCCGGGAACAGGAAGCTGGCAAGGATGGACGAGCATTACTTTCAATGATGTAGTGCTGGATCAGGGACCACAGAAAGTCCGGGTATTTGCAGACAGTGAAGGTTTTAACTTTAGCAGTTTAGAATTTCTCTATCAGGGAGCAAGTACGAGCGTTTCCACTCGCTACCTTACCGCCAAAACCCTTGACAAATCTGAAATAGTCCTCACCCTGAATAAAGAATTGCAAAGTTCTTCAGCTTCTTTGAATTCCTTATTTACCTTAACTGCAAATGGAAATCCCCTGTCGATTACCAACGTCAGCCAGGATCCCAATAATCCGCGCAACTTATTCTTTACGATCAATGAAGAATTGATCTTCTCTGATCTGGTGAAAATATCCTATTCCGGCTCAGCTTTGACAGCTACGGATGGGACAAATCTGCAGAATTTCAGCAATCAAGAGGTGCAAAATCAGATTCCCCAGATTCACGAACTTCCGGGAAAAATTCAAGCGGAGGCTTATTTCAATCAGGTAGGTATCCAGACAGAATCAACCACAGATACGGGTGGCGGTCTGAACATTGGATATACCGATGTAGGAGACTACATGGATTATAGTATTGACATCACAACAGCAGGAGAATACCTGGTTGATTATCGGGTGGCTGCTGAAAGTGAGAACGGAGGAGTTGAATTGCACTTGAGAGATGATTCCGGTTGGGATAGCGTACTCCATAGAGCAGATTTTCAAGCAACTGGAGGTTGGCAGACCTGGCAGACCTTTAGTCAGCCGGTTGATTTGCCCAAAGGGAAATATACCTTGCGGGTGGTAATAACCAGGTCTTTATTCAACATGAACTGGTTTGAGTTTACTTTGGTAAATGCGACTTCCATTGAGGATGAATTGGCCATTGACCTCAATTTGTATCCGAATCCTAATCAGGGAGTATTTACCCTTAAGGGTGAAATGGAGAGAGTAGGAGCCTTACGACTAGAGGTATTTGATATGATGGGCCAAAGCATCTACGAAAAAGAATTAGCTCTTTCTACTTTGGTAGATGAAAAGATCGATATACAAAATGCGCCCCGTGGGACCTATTTCCTTCGATTGATAGATGGAAGTGGAAAGAGTATCAGCAGAAAAATCTGGAAGGAGTAA
- a CDS encoding Uma2 family endonuclease, with protein MKKVITDINDLDFGKKYTYADYLNWQFEEMVELIKGKVFRMSPAPGTSHQWISGSLFNQIFNYLKGKSCKAFAAPFDVRLPLPPEHQSENKIDTVVQPDICVICDLEKLDEKGCKGSPDWIIEILSKATADKDLNEKFELYQHAGVKEYWIVSPKDHTVHTYYLDKNGKYQANRAKPFSKSEKIPVGIFSDCIIELEDVFED; from the coding sequence GTGAAGAAAGTGATAACAGATATCAACGATCTCGATTTTGGGAAAAAATACACCTATGCCGATTACCTCAATTGGCAGTTTGAGGAAATGGTGGAACTGATTAAAGGAAAGGTATTTCGGATGTCTCCGGCTCCCGGCACCTCACATCAATGGATTTCCGGGAGTTTATTCAATCAGATTTTCAATTATCTAAAAGGCAAATCTTGTAAGGCCTTTGCTGCCCCTTTTGATGTCAGATTACCGCTTCCCCCCGAACATCAAAGTGAAAACAAGATTGATACGGTAGTTCAACCTGATATTTGTGTGATTTGCGATTTGGAGAAATTAGATGAAAAAGGCTGTAAAGGCTCACCGGATTGGATCATCGAAATTCTCTCTAAAGCTACTGCAGACAAAGATCTCAATGAGAAATTTGAGCTTTATCAACATGCTGGGGTAAAAGAATACTGGATTGTTTCTCCTAAAGATCACACGGTGCACACCTATTACCTGGATAAAAACGGAAAATACCAGGCAAACCGAGCTAAACCTTTCTCCAAAAGCGAGAAAATCCCCGTAGGGATTTTCTCTGATTGTATTATTGAGCTAGAAGATGTCTTTGAAGACTAA
- a CDS encoding putative sugar nucleotidyl transferase, giving the protein MEKILFEDNSHFNLLPLTFTRPLFELRAGIFTCKERWSHIYGEEMYAYAYDYLGAAFNKFPTHNEPCIWINGKFIPDEELLKEIEDLGPSSFLSNEKGEVIAAQFPLSMLPGEFSGILGKELLDALGLKEINTSNDSLAIRQAPDMFLNNEKLIAYDFELITRSRTSQKIRDPYTRIYGADNLFVEEGVSVKAAIINAEDGPMYIGKGANLQEGCIIRRSHAICDYAQISVGAKLRGDTTVGPYSKAGGEIGNSVIMGYSSKAHEGYLGNSVMGFWCNIGADTNSSNLKNNYANVRIWNYQEERFADTGLQFCGLIMGDHSKTAINTMFNTGTVVGVFANIFGSGFPRNFIPSFSWGGAHGFSTYQTRKAFEVAEKVMARRKLNFGDTDKQILNKVFELSAPYRRWEMEKV; this is encoded by the coding sequence ATGGAAAAGATTCTTTTCGAAGACAATAGTCATTTCAATCTCCTTCCTCTTACCTTCACCCGGCCATTATTTGAATTGAGAGCCGGTATATTTACATGTAAAGAAAGATGGAGCCATATCTATGGTGAGGAAATGTATGCCTATGCCTACGATTATCTGGGAGCGGCCTTCAATAAATTCCCCACACATAATGAGCCCTGCATATGGATCAATGGGAAATTTATTCCAGACGAAGAGCTATTGAAGGAAATTGAGGATCTGGGCCCATCCAGCTTCCTAAGCAATGAAAAAGGAGAAGTAATCGCCGCTCAATTCCCTCTGAGTATGCTTCCCGGAGAGTTTTCAGGCATCTTAGGCAAAGAACTTCTGGATGCCCTGGGACTCAAGGAAATCAATACATCTAATGATTCTTTAGCGATCAGGCAGGCTCCTGATATGTTTCTCAACAATGAAAAATTGATCGCTTATGACTTCGAATTGATCACCCGAAGCAGAACTTCTCAAAAGATCAGGGATCCCTATACGCGCATCTATGGGGCTGATAATCTATTTGTAGAAGAAGGTGTCAGTGTTAAAGCAGCCATCATCAATGCAGAAGATGGTCCCATGTACATCGGAAAAGGGGCAAATCTTCAGGAAGGCTGTATTATCAGACGTTCACATGCTATCTGTGATTATGCCCAAATCAGCGTAGGAGCCAAATTAAGGGGAGATACGACGGTTGGGCCATATAGTAAGGCAGGCGGAGAAATAGGCAATTCGGTCATCATGGGATATTCCAGCAAAGCCCATGAAGGATATCTGGGCAATTCGGTGATGGGTTTCTGGTGCAACATAGGAGCCGATACCAATAGCTCAAATCTCAAGAACAATTATGCGAATGTCAGAATCTGGAACTACCAGGAGGAGAGATTCGCAGATACCGGTTTGCAATTTTGTGGCCTCATCATGGGAGACCACAGCAAAACAGCCATCAATACCATGTTCAATACCGGTACTGTTGTAGGAGTATTTGCCAATATTTTTGGTTCTGGTTTCCCTCGCAATTTTATCCCCTCTTTTTCCTGGGGAGGTGCGCATGGTTTTAGTACCTATCAAACCCGTAAGGCTTTCGAAGTTGCGGAAAAGGTAATGGCGCGCCGAAAATTAAACTTTGGAGATACGGACAAGCAGATTCTTAACAAGGTTTTTGAACTAAGTGCTCCCTACAGAAGGTGGGAAATGGAAAAGGTTTGA